A stretch of the Bos indicus isolate NIAB-ARS_2022 breed Sahiwal x Tharparkar chromosome 13, NIAB-ARS_B.indTharparkar_mat_pri_1.0, whole genome shotgun sequence genome encodes the following:
- the SUN5 gene encoding SUN domain-containing protein 5 gives MPRSSRSPEDSCDQPENVAHVSREVRPRRIIQRGRNICRMTEAPLSNASDAFLLPVRINAPGLTQCMLECVSWITCLACFLRTRAHRVLFNTCRYKLFIHKLIEKAGVLILCAFGFWMFSVHLPSKMDIWQEDSIDSPLQSLRMYQEKVRHHTGEIQDLRGHLNQLIAKLQEMEAMSDEQKMTQKIIKMIQGDYIEKPDFALKSIGASIDFEQTSATYNHDKACSYWNWIRLWNYAQPPDVILEPNVTPGNCWAFSGDRGQVTIRLAQKVYLSNLTLQHIPKTISLSGSLDTAPKDFVIYGMEGSPKEEVFLGAFQFQPENIIQTFQLQNQPPRTFGAVKVKISSNWGNPRFTCLYRVRVHGSVTLPREQPN, from the exons ATGCCCCGGTCCTCAAGGAGCCCTGAGGACTCGTGTGACCAACCCGAAAATGTGGCCCACGTCTCCAGGGAGGTCAGGCCCAGGAG GATCATCCAACGAGGCCGGAACATCTGCAGGATGACAGAGGCGCCTTTGTCAAACGCAA GTGATGCCTTCCTGTTGCCTGTCCGCATCAATGCCCCAGGCCTGACCCAGTGCATGCTGGAATGTGTGT CCTGGATCACCTGCCTGGCCTGCTTCCTAAGGACTCGGGCTCACCGGGTTCTGTTCAACACTTGCAG ATACAAGCTGTTCATCCACAAGCTGATAGAAAAAGCAGGCGTTCTGATCCTCTGTGCTTTTG GATTTTGGATGTTTTCTGTGCACTTACCGTCCAAAATGGACATCTGGCAG GAAGACAGCATAGATAGTCCACTGCAGAGCTTGAG GATGTACCAAGAGAAGGTGCGGCATCATACTGGGGAAATCCAGGACCTCCGAGGCCACTTGAACCAGCTCATTgccaagctccaagagatggaaGCCATGTCCGATGAG CAAAAAATGAcccagaaaataataaagatgatccaAGGAGATTACATTGAGAAGCCGGACTTTGCCCTGAAGTCAATAG GGGCCTCCATCGACTTTGAGCAGACGTCAGCCACGTACAACCACGACAAGGCCTGCTCCTACTGGAACTGGATCCGGCTGTGGAACTATGCACAGCCCCCGGACGTGATCCTCGAG CCCAACGTGACACCTGGCAACTGCTGGGCCTTCTCGGGTGACCGCGGCCAGGTGACCATCCGACTGGCCCAGAAGGTCTACCTGTCCAACCTGACCCTGCAGCACATCCCGAAGACCATCTCACTGTCAGGCAGCCTGGACACCGCCCCCAAGGACTTCGTCATCTAC GGCATGGAAGGCTCCCCCAAGGAGGAGGTGTTCCTGGGGGCATTTCAGTTTCAGCCAGAAAATATCATTCAGACGTTCCAGCTCCAG AACCAGCCTCCCAGGACATTTGGGGCCGTCAAGGTGAAGATATCCAGCAACTGGGGGAACCCACGCTTCACCTGCCTGTACCGAGTACGTGTGCATGGCTCTGTGACTCTACCCAGAGAGCAGCCTAACTAG